A genome region from Anaerobaca lacustris includes the following:
- a CDS encoding PilN domain-containing protein: protein MPNINFVPDDYVQSNESRRANLMCLVLFSVVMAALGGSFVTIKIRQRACGAEESLVNAKMVRMQESIKKFEELQTKRKEMMKTALTTAELIEPVPRSVVLASLTNTLPPGVSLVKLNVMQKEPAKGATRTRTTRGRYEAAQARNEADASGRFSAEEKLETHMDIEGMAPSDIQVADYIKRLSNSLLLDNVALVESAEKKVEDASFRHFKLKVTLAEEVHLTKEDVDEIRARAEHSVYQF from the coding sequence ATGCCGAACATAAACTTCGTACCGGATGATTACGTGCAGAGCAACGAGTCGCGCAGGGCCAACCTGATGTGCCTCGTATTGTTCTCTGTTGTAATGGCCGCCCTCGGAGGCTCGTTTGTCACGATCAAGATCCGGCAACGGGCCTGCGGCGCCGAAGAATCCCTCGTCAATGCAAAGATGGTGCGGATGCAGGAATCGATCAAGAAGTTCGAGGAACTGCAGACGAAACGCAAGGAGATGATGAAGACGGCGCTGACGACCGCCGAGCTGATCGAGCCGGTGCCACGCAGCGTGGTTCTGGCCTCCTTGACGAACACCCTGCCGCCCGGCGTCTCGCTCGTGAAGCTGAACGTGATGCAGAAGGAGCCGGCGAAAGGAGCGACGCGAACCCGGACCACGCGGGGACGCTACGAAGCGGCCCAGGCCCGCAACGAGGCGGACGCTTCGGGTCGATTCTCGGCCGAGGAGAAACTGGAAACCCATATGGATATCGAGGGAATGGCGCCCAGCGATATCCAGGTGGCCGACTACATCAAGCGTCTGAGCAATTCGCTCCTTCTGGACAACGTTGCGCTGGTGGAATCGGCCGAGAAGAAGGTGGAGGACGCCTCGTTTCGGCACTTCAAGCTCAAGGTCACGCTGGCCGAAGAGGTGCACCTGACCAAAGAAGACGTGGACGAGATACGCGCGCGAGCCGAACACTCCGTGTATCAGTTCTGA
- a CDS encoding type 4a pilus biogenesis protein PilO, with the protein MTSGFRKAIFFVLLVGVAAAGYQFMIKPANQHLATARQRVDGKRAKLAEFEKATAEAEDLNRQLSQLEEAIRFFESKLPPTSEIHKVLEQVTLIAQKQGLQPKTIRTLVRKDNNGYVEQPLTMKLVGNFNAFYSFLLEIEKLPRIMKLRELNLEKDRGGEGEIGAEFILSIFFQNKAA; encoded by the coding sequence ATGACCAGTGGCTTCAGAAAGGCGATCTTCTTCGTGTTGTTGGTTGGCGTAGCGGCCGCAGGCTATCAGTTCATGATCAAGCCGGCCAACCAGCATCTGGCGACGGCGCGCCAGCGCGTCGACGGCAAGCGGGCCAAGCTGGCCGAATTCGAAAAGGCCACCGCCGAAGCCGAGGATCTCAACCGGCAGCTCAGCCAGCTTGAAGAGGCCATTCGCTTCTTCGAGAGCAAACTTCCGCCCACCAGCGAAATCCACAAGGTGCTCGAACAGGTCACGCTGATCGCGCAGAAGCAGGGGCTTCAGCCGAAGACGATCCGGACGCTCGTTCGCAAGGACAACAACGGGTACGTCGAGCAGCCCCTGACGATGAAGCTGGTCGGCAATTTCAACGCGTTCTACTCGTTCCTGCTGGAGATCGAGAAGCTGCCGCGCATCATGAAGCTGCGGGAGCTGAACCTGGAGAAAGACCGGGGCGGCGAGGGGGAGATCGGCGCCGAGTTCATCCTGAGCATCTTCTTCCAGAACAAAGCGGCGTGA
- a CDS encoding GspE/PulE family protein, whose protein sequence is MMLRFRSNSKSNAPSRTIPQPEPRDDAASVYCDDEEVRGLSDLYSPEPTSQAHVRDAADILLEMGRITDEQYGRLRRELMNRPGIDATMWLLKEGWATAEDVLCAKAQLAGFEFRHIDPQEVEKKAFEKLDAAFIQRSSVVPIAVEQDTLLVATSEPSNVFAIEDVKRQTGMDVRVVVCSPDDVAAICESFKVQESANCSLDEIINDMTEVEVVQDREEDSEDLESMAGQSPVIKFVNYLISNAVREGASDIHIEPKETKARIRYRIDGVLFDAMQAPMKMHPAIVSRIKIMANLDISERRVPQDGKVSAIVGGRAIDLRVSTLPTNRGEKTVIRVLDSQSIARGLEHVGMEPDVCQTFAQQVAMPHGILLVTGPTGSGKSTTLYSALCEMDGDRLNISTVEDPVEYELDFVNQVQVNERAGLTFAAALRSLLRQDPDVVMIGEIRDNETARIAVQAALTGHLVLSTLHTNDAASSVTRLVNIGIDPYLIAASLNAAVAQRLVRRICSKCKETYSIPDRLHRHVERIGGNPNELVHGAGCEACRGSGYSGRVGIFEMLIVDDIFRNIINQDASVANMRRAFHESGQASLFEDGMQKVKKGLTTIEEVLRVTEIYEHSEPETLVTDMD, encoded by the coding sequence ATGATGCTACGATTCCGATCCAATTCGAAGTCGAACGCTCCGTCGAGGACGATCCCGCAGCCGGAGCCTCGCGACGATGCCGCGTCCGTCTATTGCGACGACGAGGAAGTGCGCGGTCTCAGTGATCTCTATTCTCCGGAGCCGACCAGCCAGGCGCACGTGCGTGACGCGGCCGACATCCTCCTGGAGATGGGCAGGATCACGGACGAGCAATACGGGCGTCTGCGCAGGGAGTTGATGAACCGTCCCGGCATCGACGCCACGATGTGGCTGCTCAAGGAAGGGTGGGCGACGGCCGAGGACGTCCTGTGCGCCAAGGCCCAGCTTGCCGGATTCGAGTTCCGCCATATCGATCCGCAGGAGGTCGAAAAGAAGGCGTTCGAGAAACTGGACGCCGCCTTCATCCAACGCAGCAGCGTCGTGCCGATCGCCGTCGAACAGGACACGCTGCTGGTGGCCACCAGCGAACCGTCGAACGTCTTCGCCATCGAGGACGTCAAGCGGCAGACCGGGATGGATGTCCGGGTCGTGGTGTGCAGTCCCGACGACGTTGCGGCGATCTGTGAGTCGTTCAAGGTTCAGGAGAGCGCCAATTGCAGCCTGGACGAGATCATCAACGACATGACGGAAGTCGAGGTGGTTCAGGACCGGGAGGAGGATTCTGAAGACCTCGAATCGATGGCCGGACAGTCGCCGGTCATCAAGTTCGTCAATTACCTCATCAGCAACGCCGTGCGAGAAGGGGCCAGCGACATTCACATCGAGCCGAAGGAAACGAAGGCCCGGATCCGCTACCGCATCGACGGCGTGCTCTTCGACGCCATGCAGGCGCCGATGAAGATGCACCCGGCGATCGTCTCGCGCATCAAGATCATGGCGAACCTGGACATCTCCGAACGACGCGTTCCTCAGGACGGCAAGGTCTCCGCGATCGTCGGAGGGCGAGCCATCGATCTTCGTGTTTCCACGCTGCCGACCAACCGCGGCGAAAAGACGGTGATTCGCGTCCTCGACAGCCAGTCGATCGCTCGCGGCCTGGAACACGTCGGCATGGAGCCCGACGTGTGCCAGACGTTCGCCCAGCAGGTGGCGATGCCGCACGGCATCCTGCTGGTCACGGGCCCGACCGGATCGGGCAAGAGCACCACATTGTACTCGGCCCTGTGCGAGATGGACGGGGATCGGTTGAACATCTCAACGGTGGAAGACCCCGTCGAGTACGAACTCGACTTCGTCAATCAGGTGCAGGTCAACGAGCGCGCCGGACTGACGTTCGCCGCGGCGCTGCGAAGCCTGCTGCGCCAGGACCCCGACGTCGTCATGATCGGCGAGATTCGCGACAACGAAACGGCGCGGATCGCGGTCCAGGCCGCGCTCACGGGCCACCTGGTGCTCTCCACCCTGCACACGAACGACGCCGCCAGCAGCGTGACGCGGCTGGTCAACATCGGGATCGATCCGTATCTGATTGCGGCATCCCTGAACGCGGCGGTCGCTCAGCGTCTGGTGCGACGGATCTGCTCCAAGTGCAAGGAAACTTACAGCATTCCGGACCGCCTGCATCGGCACGTGGAGCGGATCGGCGGCAACCCGAACGAACTCGTGCACGGCGCCGGCTGTGAGGCCTGCCGCGGATCGGGCTACAGCGGCCGAGTCGGCATCTTCGAGATGCTGATCGTGGACGACATATTCCGCAACATCATCAATCAGGACGCCTCGGTGGCGAACATGCGGCGTGCCTTCCATGAGAGCGGCCAGGCGTCGCTGTTCGAGGACGGGATGCAGAAGGTCAAGAAGGGTCTGACCACAATCGAGGAGGTGCTCCGCGTCACCGAAATCTACGAGCACAGCGAGCCGGAGACGCTCGTGACGGATATGGACTGA
- a CDS encoding type IV pilus twitching motility protein PilT, translating into MIDIKNILALAIENRASDVHINVGMPPVLRRDTDLIDMDAPPVTDQDARAMVLAMVGPEKTKKFEEHRDLDFSTEITGGHRFRVNAHFQRDTVAISFRVIPNQVHNIDDLHLPGIVKELTDLPRGLVLVTGHTGSGKSTSLAAMIGLINSRYSKRIITLEDPVEYLIENDRCMIEQREIGSDCPNFASGLRHALRQDPDIIMVGEMRDLETTSFTITAAETGHLVFSTLHTINAPQSIERIIDIYPAGQQNQIRTMLANTLQAVISQTLFRRIDEPGMVPCTEILLCTSATRNCIRENRIYEIPNIIETSRRLGMQTMDHGIAEMYFKGFIDRDEAIVRSSNPGKMEKMLVSAGKMDNAPQVVKAGAD; encoded by the coding sequence ATGATCGATATCAAGAACATTCTCGCCCTGGCCATTGAGAACCGCGCCAGCGACGTGCATATCAACGTGGGCATGCCTCCGGTGCTGCGGCGCGACACGGACCTGATCGACATGGACGCGCCGCCGGTCACCGATCAGGACGCCCGGGCCATGGTGCTGGCCATGGTCGGCCCGGAGAAGACGAAGAAGTTCGAGGAGCACCGGGACCTGGATTTCTCGACGGAGATCACCGGGGGCCACCGCTTCCGCGTCAACGCGCATTTCCAGCGGGACACCGTGGCCATCAGTTTCCGCGTGATCCCCAACCAGGTGCACAACATCGACGATCTGCATCTGCCTGGGATCGTGAAGGAACTGACCGACCTTCCCCGAGGGCTGGTGCTGGTCACCGGGCACACCGGGTCGGGCAAGAGCACCTCGCTGGCCGCCATGATCGGCCTGATCAACTCGCGGTACAGCAAGCGCATCATCACGCTGGAAGACCCCGTCGAGTATCTGATCGAGAACGACCGGTGCATGATCGAGCAGCGCGAGATCGGGTCGGATTGTCCGAACTTCGCCTCCGGGCTACGCCACGCGCTGCGTCAGGACCCCGATATCATCATGGTCGGCGAAATGCGCGACCTCGAAACCACGAGTTTCACCATTACCGCCGCCGAGACGGGGCACCTGGTCTTCAGCACGCTGCATACGATCAATGCGCCGCAGAGCATCGAGCGCATCATCGATATCTACCCGGCCGGCCAGCAGAACCAGATCCGAACCATGCTGGCCAACACGTTGCAGGCGGTCATCTCGCAGACCTTGTTCCGCCGGATCGACGAGCCGGGCATGGTGCCGTGTACCGAGATTCTGCTGTGCACCTCGGCCACGCGCAACTGCATCCGTGAAAACCGGATTTATGAAATCCCGAACATCATCGAAACCTCTCGCCGGCTGGGCATGCAGACCATGGACCACGGCATCGCTGAGATGTATTTCAAGGGGTTCATCGACCGGGACGAGGCCATCGTGCGATCCAGCAATCCGGGGAAGATGGAGAAGATGCTCGTCAGCGCAGGCAAGATGGACAATGCGCCGCAAGTGGTCAAGGCCGGGGCAGACTGA
- a CDS encoding type II secretion system F family protein, which produces MAPQAVQEYEGRAVASEERHTQASAGASSRHSHNREASPAGTGSVIDRMRGFRVEFGPSRKDILHFTSQLAVMVRAGISLQDALEAIGEQSDNAKFQSVLRDLKLRIEEGNSFSQALAEHPQVFTNLYVNMVAAAEASGSLSDMLQKLAEYLDQEAETRSQVKSAMVYPVIIAVMAIGVTTFLLCFVLPRFTAIFQGKEHLLPLPTILLMTASHFLRTWWYAIIPVIGAAIWALHYFINTTTGRLWWDKTKLVLPLIRTLCRSLYITRSLHTMGVLTRAGVPILNTLSITAHISGNVLFKDMWLGVYEEVRQGKKIAASLMRYTLMPSSVVQMIRSGEDSGNMAEVLRDISSFYARELKAVIKAVTSMIEPIMICVMGVLVGFIAMSIILPIFKMSNLVTGK; this is translated from the coding sequence ATGGCACCACAGGCCGTTCAAGAATATGAGGGACGCGCGGTCGCGTCCGAGGAACGCCACACGCAGGCTTCGGCTGGCGCAAGCAGCCGACACAGTCACAATCGAGAGGCGAGTCCCGCCGGCACCGGGTCGGTTATCGACCGGATGAGGGGCTTTCGGGTCGAGTTCGGACCGAGCCGCAAGGATATCCTGCACTTCACCAGCCAGTTGGCCGTTATGGTCAGGGCGGGCATCAGCCTCCAGGACGCTCTCGAAGCGATCGGCGAGCAGTCCGACAACGCCAAGTTTCAGAGCGTGCTTCGCGATCTGAAATTGCGCATCGAGGAGGGCAACAGCTTCTCGCAGGCCCTGGCCGAGCACCCGCAGGTATTCACGAACCTGTACGTGAACATGGTGGCGGCGGCGGAGGCCTCCGGCTCGCTCAGCGACATGCTCCAGAAGCTCGCCGAGTATCTGGACCAGGAAGCGGAGACCCGCTCCCAGGTCAAGAGCGCGATGGTGTACCCGGTGATCATCGCGGTGATGGCCATCGGCGTTACGACCTTCCTGCTGTGCTTCGTGCTGCCTCGGTTCACCGCCATCTTCCAGGGCAAAGAGCATCTGCTGCCGCTGCCGACGATCCTGTTGATGACCGCCAGCCACTTTCTGCGCACCTGGTGGTATGCGATCATTCCGGTGATCGGTGCGGCGATCTGGGCCCTTCACTACTTCATCAACACGACCACGGGCCGGCTCTGGTGGGACAAGACCAAGCTGGTGCTGCCACTGATCAGGACGCTGTGCCGCAGTCTCTACATCACGCGAAGCCTGCACACGATGGGCGTGTTGACCCGGGCGGGTGTGCCGATCCTCAACACGCTGTCCATCACGGCCCATATCTCGGGCAACGTCCTGTTCAAGGACATGTGGCTGGGGGTCTACGAGGAGGTGCGGCAGGGCAAGAAGATCGCCGCGAGCCTGATGCGTTACACGCTCATGCCCAGCAGCGTCGTCCAGATGATTCGAAGTGGAGAGGACTCCGGCAATATGGCGGAGGTCCTCCGAGACATATCGAGCTTCTACGCTCGCGAGCTGAAGGCCGTGATCAAGGCGGTGACCTCGATGATTGAGCCCATCATGATCTGTGTCATGGGTGTCCTCGTGGGGTTCATCGCCATGAGCATCATCCTGCCGATCTTCAAGATGTCGAATCTGGTCACGGGGAAGTAG
- a CDS encoding type IV pilus modification PilV family protein, which yields MKDAKRRKGFSFVEILISIILVGLSITALVIASNSFTQANAAGADISTAEFLIEQIRERTALMSFADIAAMGDATHTPPIDAQGTPLTALASFSQQVSVAYVNQNDFTTEAVSPTDFLRVTVTVALNGRPISSAGWIRTRY from the coding sequence ATGAAGGATGCGAAACGTCGGAAGGGATTCTCATTCGTCGAGATCCTGATCTCGATCATCCTGGTGGGGCTGTCCATCACGGCCCTGGTCATTGCCAGCAACTCGTTCACACAGGCCAACGCCGCCGGCGCCGACATCTCCACCGCGGAGTTTCTCATCGAGCAGATCCGCGAGCGAACGGCCCTGATGTCGTTTGCGGATATTGCGGCGATGGGCGATGCAACGCATACGCCGCCGATCGATGCCCAGGGAACTCCATTGACTGCCCTGGCGTCCTTCAGTCAGCAGGTCTCCGTGGCATATGTGAATCAAAATGATTTCACCACGGAGGCCGTGTCGCCGACGGACTTCCTGCGCGTGACCGTTACCGTCGCCCTGAATGGTCGGCCCATCAGCTCCGCCGGTTGGATTCGAACAAGGTACTGA
- a CDS encoding PulJ/GspJ family protein: MKRKHSLHSRAVGFTVVECLISLAICAMLMTAVAVAFNASLVNFRENEEMFQSINSARQALTRMTTQLRTADGVDTTTPSHQCTFVTADGEDITYEFRSADNRLYLITNSDNNEYVLCDNVTNAGFSKTITDGECKSVLISLTVRCGGSERTLSAAAVVRRAL, from the coding sequence ATGAAACGCAAGCACAGCCTGCACAGCCGCGCCGTCGGCTTCACGGTCGTCGAGTGCCTGATCAGTCTGGCGATCTGCGCCATGCTGATGACGGCGGTCGCCGTGGCCTTCAACGCCTCGCTCGTCAACTTCCGTGAGAACGAGGAGATGTTCCAATCCATCAACAGCGCCCGTCAGGCACTGACTCGGATGACCACCCAGCTCCGCACGGCCGACGGTGTCGACACGACGACCCCAAGTCATCAATGCACCTTCGTCACTGCGGACGGTGAAGACATCACGTACGAATTTCGATCCGCCGACAACAGACTGTATCTGATCACCAACAGCGACAATAACGAATACGTGCTCTGCGACAACGTCACGAACGCCGGTTTCAGTAAGACGATAACCGACGGCGAGTGCAAGAGCGTGCTGATCTCACTGACGGTGCGGTGCGGCGGGAGCGAGCGGACGCTGTCCGCGGCGGCTGTAGTGCGGCGCGCTCTCTGA
- a CDS encoding polysaccharide biosynthesis protein, giving the protein MQPEHMPEPWKDTHAEAPEDTLSGSTAPSPGLFLAIRKPLIILAHIGAFAMSLIFAFLVASNMQFSRHWLVEQYPFFLLFSLMVKLPVFGLFKQYRPWWRYVSISDLLGILRAALVSTLIIVTIWFAVMLQIPAVRKALPPGIAAVSQGVFMADLFGTILLPAGLRMLIRLYHEEFRTTEGGLLKRFLIVGAGNAGEGLLREILRMRIVRYDVIGFIDDDPAKQGTSIHGIAVLGTVDQLPRICRERNIEEIAIAMPSATHQQLRRVIQLCEGAKVRFRTVPSITDIASGKLRVSQIRDVDINDLLGRRAVQLDLDSIEAFARDKTILVTGAGGSIGSEMCRQICQFGPERLLLVEQAENALFYVERDLRKRFAAVTIEPIVCNITDRSRVEDIFDRYRPAVVIHAAAHKHVPLMELNAGEAVKNNIAGTQVVADASDRHGVARFVMISTDKAVNPTSIMGSSKRIAEMYVQDLSRTSETHFVTVRFGNVLASEGSVVPIFRKQIAEGGPVTVTHPEMKRYFMTIPEASQLVLQAATMGKGGEIFVLDMGEPVKIVDLAKELITLSGFRPGQDIEIVFTGLRPGEKLFEELRIEGEDMQRTRHPKIRIWRNKPMDRDRLRAGIDHLVELARRPDAEPQAIVAAVKDLVPEYAIPAGAGWIG; this is encoded by the coding sequence GTGCAGCCAGAACATATGCCTGAGCCCTGGAAAGACACACACGCAGAAGCTCCGGAAGACACTCTATCCGGCTCCACCGCCCCGTCTCCCGGCCTGTTTCTGGCCATTCGCAAGCCGCTGATCATCCTGGCCCACATCGGCGCCTTCGCCATGTCGCTGATCTTCGCCTTTCTGGTGGCCAGCAACATGCAGTTCAGCCGGCACTGGCTCGTCGAACAGTACCCGTTCTTCCTGCTGTTCTCTCTCATGGTCAAGCTGCCGGTGTTCGGGCTCTTCAAGCAGTACCGGCCCTGGTGGCGCTACGTCAGCATTTCGGACCTGCTGGGGATCCTGCGGGCCGCGCTGGTGAGCACGCTGATCATCGTCACCATCTGGTTCGCTGTCATGCTCCAGATTCCCGCCGTCCGCAAGGCGTTGCCGCCCGGCATCGCCGCCGTCAGCCAGGGCGTCTTCATGGCCGATCTGTTTGGGACCATTCTTCTGCCCGCCGGCTTGCGAATGCTCATCCGACTGTACCATGAGGAGTTTCGAACGACCGAAGGAGGTCTCCTCAAGCGCTTCCTGATCGTCGGCGCCGGAAACGCCGGCGAGGGCTTGCTCCGCGAGATCCTCCGAATGCGCATCGTCCGATATGACGTCATCGGCTTCATCGACGACGACCCCGCCAAACAAGGGACGAGCATCCACGGGATCGCCGTGCTCGGGACCGTAGACCAGTTGCCGCGGATCTGCCGCGAACGGAACATCGAAGAGATCGCGATCGCCATGCCGTCGGCCACTCACCAGCAGCTTCGACGGGTCATCCAGCTCTGCGAAGGCGCCAAAGTTCGGTTTCGAACGGTTCCCTCGATCACGGACATCGCCTCCGGCAAGCTGCGGGTCAGCCAGATTCGCGACGTGGACATCAACGACCTGCTCGGCCGTCGGGCCGTTCAGCTCGACCTCGACTCGATCGAAGCCTTTGCCAGAGACAAGACGATCCTCGTCACCGGGGCCGGCGGGTCCATCGGCTCGGAGATGTGCCGGCAAATCTGCCAGTTCGGGCCCGAGCGGCTCCTTCTGGTCGAGCAGGCGGAGAATGCGCTGTTCTACGTGGAACGCGATCTGCGAAAGCGCTTTGCCGCCGTGACGATCGAGCCGATCGTCTGCAACATCACGGATCGCAGCCGGGTGGAGGACATCTTCGACCGGTACCGCCCGGCCGTGGTGATCCACGCCGCCGCCCACAAACACGTGCCCCTGATGGAGCTGAACGCCGGCGAGGCCGTGAAGAACAACATCGCGGGCACGCAGGTCGTCGCCGACGCATCGGACCGACACGGGGTCGCCCGCTTCGTGATGATCAGCACCGACAAGGCGGTCAACCCGACCAGCATCATGGGCTCATCGAAGCGGATCGCCGAGATGTATGTCCAGGACCTCAGCCGCACGAGCGAAACGCACTTCGTCACCGTGCGGTTCGGCAACGTGCTTGCCTCCGAAGGTTCGGTCGTGCCGATCTTCCGCAAGCAGATCGCCGAGGGCGGGCCCGTCACCGTCACGCACCCGGAGATGAAGCGCTACTTCATGACGATCCCCGAGGCCAGCCAACTCGTGCTCCAGGCGGCCACCATGGGCAAAGGAGGGGAAATCTTCGTCCTCGACATGGGTGAGCCGGTCAAGATCGTCGATCTGGCCAAGGAATTGATCACGCTCAGCGGGTTCCGGCCGGGTCAGGACATCGAGATCGTGTTCACGGGCCTGCGACCGGGCGAGAAGCTATTCGAGGAACTGCGCATCGAAGGTGAGGACATGCAGCGCACGCGGCATCCCAAGATTCGCATCTGGCGGAACAAACCCATGGACCGCGACCGCTTGCGGGCCGGCATCGACCATCTGGTGGAACTGGCTCGCCGTCCCGACGCCGAACCGCAGGCCATCGTAGCCGCCGTCAAGGACCTCGTCCCGGAATACGCGATTCCCGCCGGGGCCGGATGGATCGGCTGA
- a CDS encoding DNA gyrase inhibitor YacG, with amino-acid sequence MSPSINTEQPSGETRVACPTCRRQLYVPATDASGRTKFFPFCSERCRLIDLNAWLDADYRIVARPDEESEDALAGDESPS; translated from the coding sequence ATGAGTCCATCCATCAACACAGAGCAACCCTCAGGGGAAACCCGGGTCGCGTGTCCGACGTGCAGAAGGCAACTGTACGTCCCGGCCACCGACGCATCCGGTCGGACCAAGTTCTTTCCCTTCTGCTCGGAGCGATGCCGGTTGATCGACCTCAACGCCTGGCTCGACGCCGACTACCGCATTGTGGCTCGACCGGACGAGGAATCGGAAGACGCGCTGGCCGGCGACGAGTCACCCTCCTGA
- a CDS encoding TraR/DksA family transcriptional regulator, whose product MRKRKNAKPLSAADVEYFKELLLQKRREIFQNVFDIEGETLKKSRLDASGDLSSMPIHMADLGTDNYEQEFALGLMDSERKILHEIDDALNRVEEGTYGICEGTGEPIPRARLEAQPWARYCVEYARMIEEGRVEGA is encoded by the coding sequence GTGCGGAAGCGCAAGAACGCCAAGCCTCTCAGCGCCGCCGATGTCGAGTACTTCAAAGAATTGCTCCTTCAGAAGAGGAGGGAGATCTTTCAAAACGTCTTCGATATCGAGGGAGAGACCCTCAAGAAGTCTCGTCTCGACGCCAGCGGAGACCTGTCCAGCATGCCGATTCACATGGCGGACCTGGGCACGGACAACTATGAACAGGAGTTTGCGCTGGGTCTGATGGATAGCGAGCGAAAGATCCTGCACGAAATCGACGACGCCTTGAACAGAGTGGAAGAGGGAACCTACGGCATTTGCGAAGGAACGGGAGAACCGATTCCGAGAGCGCGTCTGGAAGCTCAACCTTGGGCTCGGTATTGTGTCGAATACGCCAGGATGATTGAAGAGGGTCGCGTCGAAGGCGCATGA
- a CDS encoding ABC transporter ATP-binding protein, whose product MTNGIQLDHVTFAYRPDQPVLKDISLTVETGTFLAVVGPNGAGKSTLINLLAGLLRPQAGTIAIDGTNTQSYSRHEVARKIALVQQEHIPAFGFSVAETVLMARTPHFTQWGFERPMDRQIVTDAMEMTDTARFATRPLASLSGGERQRVFIARALAQDTQTILLDEPTSFLDLRHQVAMYDLLKSVQRDKGRTVVAITHDINLAAQYCDQALLLRPCCPDPVAGESSRGPDPCVHYQMGSTSKVFRQDEIERVFGIRVFSAPVGVETMFLPLGRMAKDADRISPPPPPSANPL is encoded by the coding sequence ATGACCAACGGCATACAACTGGACCATGTGACATTCGCCTACCGGCCAGACCAGCCCGTGCTGAAAGACATCAGCCTGACGGTCGAGACGGGGACGTTCCTGGCCGTGGTCGGGCCGAACGGGGCCGGCAAGAGCACGCTCATCAATCTGCTCGCCGGCCTGCTCAGGCCGCAGGCGGGCACGATCGCAATCGACGGCACGAACACCCAATCGTACAGCAGGCATGAGGTCGCCCGGAAGATCGCACTGGTTCAGCAGGAGCACATTCCGGCGTTCGGGTTCTCCGTAGCCGAGACAGTCCTGATGGCCCGGACGCCCCACTTCACCCAATGGGGCTTCGAGCGTCCGATGGACCGACAGATCGTGACCGATGCGATGGAGATGACGGACACGGCCCGGTTCGCAACGCGCCCCCTGGCCAGCCTCAGCGGAGGCGAACGGCAGCGGGTGTTCATCGCCCGCGCCCTGGCCCAGGATACGCAGACCATCCTGCTCGACGAGCCTACGAGCTTCCTCGATCTGCGCCACCAGGTGGCAATGTACGATCTGCTCAAGTCGGTCCAGCGGGATAAGGGCCGGACGGTCGTCGCCATCACACACGATATCAATCTGGCCGCCCAGTACTGCGACCAGGCCCTGCTCCTGCGGCCGTGTTGCCCCGACCCAGTCGCCGGCGAGAGCAGCCGGGGCCCCGATCCGTGCGTTCACTACCAGATGGGCTCCACGAGCAAGGTCTTCCGACAGGACGAGATCGAAAGGGTCTTCGGGATACGCGTCTTTTCAGCACCCGTCGGCGTCGAGACCATGTTCCTGCCCCTGGGCAGGATGGCCAAGGACGCCGACCGGATAAGCCCCCCGCCGCCCCCTTCGGCAAACCCGCTCTAA